A single genomic interval of Flavihumibacter rivuli harbors:
- a CDS encoding GNAT family N-acetyltransferase has translation MPVISTNRCILRELGPDDAAALFELNNDPEVLLFTGDEPFASEAAARRFIEEYDQYQKFGYGRWAVIETNSGNFLGWCGLKYHPEEKETDIGFRFFKKYWNQGFATETARACLDYGFNTLGLEEIIGRVLVANKPSIKVLEKLGLHYWKSALFHDKPGYYYRIAKHEFLGK, from the coding sequence ATGCCTGTTATATCGACCAATAGATGCATACTCCGGGAATTAGGTCCAGATGATGCCGCAGCTTTATTTGAATTGAATAATGACCCGGAGGTATTGTTGTTCACAGGTGATGAGCCCTTTGCATCTGAAGCAGCAGCCCGTCGGTTCATCGAAGAATATGACCAATACCAGAAATTTGGCTACGGCAGGTGGGCCGTTATTGAAACAAACAGCGGTAATTTCCTTGGCTGGTGCGGACTGAAATACCACCCGGAAGAAAAGGAAACAGATATTGGTTTCCGGTTCTTCAAGAAATACTGGAACCAGGGTTTTGCAACAGAAACCGCAAGGGCTTGCCTCGACTACGGCTTCAACACACTCGGATTGGAAGAGATCATCGGGCGGGTTTTGGTAGCCAACAAACCTTCAATCAAAGTACTGGAGAAACTTGGCCTGCATTACTGGAAATCTGCGCTTTTCCATGATAAACCAGGCTATTACTACCGCATAGCCAAGCATGAATTCCTGGGGAAGTGA
- a CDS encoding T9SS type A sorting domain-containing protein: MTVLTQNLLWAGLFLFRGAFAQAIPSPFPSPQLLAAASGAIMIKLEPPEQGRGKLTLRWKIASANPLGYIAIERATTTDGPYESLAVIRMDNQLGSFLDEQPIKGKSVYRIKWLTEGGYTHYSRPVQTVLAGDLSYRFYPNPVDNMLIIRAEERMEMVITDNQGKPRFTLPVQPGLQTLDVSSLEKGFYLLTLTQRETGRVITEKLVKN, from the coding sequence ATGACAGTACTAACCCAGAACCTGCTATGGGCGGGGCTTTTCCTATTCAGGGGGGCTTTCGCACAGGCAATACCTTCACCATTCCCTTCGCCGCAGTTGCTGGCAGCTGCCTCGGGGGCGATAATGATCAAGCTTGAGCCGCCTGAACAGGGCAGGGGCAAGCTCACCCTTCGCTGGAAGATAGCATCGGCAAACCCCTTGGGGTATATTGCTATTGAAAGGGCTACCACCACGGATGGGCCCTATGAGTCTTTGGCGGTGATCCGGATGGATAACCAGTTGGGCAGTTTTTTGGATGAGCAGCCCATCAAAGGCAAGAGTGTTTACCGCATCAAATGGTTAACGGAAGGGGGCTATACCCATTACTCCCGTCCGGTACAAACTGTGCTGGCCGGCGACCTGAGTTACCGTTTCTATCCTAACCCCGTTGATAATATGCTGATCATCCGTGCAGAGGAGAGAATGGAAATGGTGATCACTGATAATCAGGGCAAGCCACGCTTTACCCTTCCTGTACAACCTGGCTTACAAACCCTGGATGTTTCCTCCCTGGAAAAAGGGTTTTACCTACTTACCCTCACGCAGCGCGAAACGGGCAGGGTGATCACCGAGAAACTGGTAAAGAACTGA
- a CDS encoding methylglyoxal synthase: MPSRELSARKRIAMVAHDNKKKDLIEWAEFNKVILAKHELLATGTTGRLLEDQLDRPVKKLLSGPLGGDQQIGAMIASGEIDILIFFWDPMEAQPHDSDVKALLRVAIAWNCPVACDRSTADFILTSPLLNQPYSVNIPDYSGYLKRKID, from the coding sequence ATGCCGAGCAGAGAACTATCAGCCAGGAAAAGGATTGCCATGGTGGCACATGATAACAAGAAGAAAGACCTGATCGAATGGGCAGAGTTTAACAAGGTGATCCTGGCAAAGCATGAACTATTGGCGACGGGCACCACCGGCCGCCTGCTGGAAGACCAGCTTGACCGTCCGGTAAAAAAACTATTGAGTGGCCCTTTGGGCGGCGACCAGCAGATAGGGGCGATGATCGCTTCCGGGGAGATCGATATCCTGATCTTCTTTTGGGATCCCATGGAAGCCCAGCCCCATGATAGTGATGTCAAGGCATTGTTGAGGGTGGCCATCGCATGGAACTGCCCGGTTGCCTGTGACCGGTCAACGGCAGATTTCATCCTCACTTCTCCGCTGTTGAACCAGCCCTATTCGGTAAATATCCCTGACTACTCCGGCTACCTCAAAAGGAAAATAGACTAG
- a CDS encoding DUF3817 domain-containing protein encodes MAGPTKTLNWLSKIGIAEGVSFLLLLGIAMPLKYKAGIPEAVKFTGWIHGVLFVAYVYLVYMAAQERKWPISRSFQAFIAALLPFGTFIFDRSLKAEIAKAEQAQQ; translated from the coding sequence ATGGCAGGTCCCACGAAAACATTGAACTGGTTGAGTAAAATCGGCATTGCGGAAGGCGTTTCCTTCCTTCTTCTGTTAGGGATCGCCATGCCGTTGAAATATAAGGCGGGCATACCGGAGGCTGTAAAGTTCACCGGCTGGATCCATGGTGTCCTTTTCGTGGCCTATGTGTACCTGGTCTATATGGCTGCCCAGGAGAGGAAATGGCCCATCAGCAGGAGCTTCCAGGCCTTTATAGCCGCATTGTTACCTTTTGGGACCTTCATTTTTGACCGCAGCCTCAAGGCGGAAATTGCGAAGGCAGAACAGGCTCAACAATAG